The region ACATGGTGGCCGGCTCACGGCCACCCGACACCTACTTGGGAACTGCCGCCCCACTCCCCTttcctcccagccccttccccggCTCTGCAGGCCCAGGACCCCACTATCTCTCAGGTCCCTTACCTCCTGGTACCTACTCGGGCCCCACCCAGGTGTTGCAGCCCAgggccccccaggccccaggtCACCCTACAATAGCCATGGCCCCTGGACCTGCCCTCTACCCAGCCCCTGCATATACACCGGAGCTGGGCCTTGTGCCCCGATCCTCCCCACAGCATGGTGTGGTGAGCAGCCCCTATGGGGGGGTAGGGCCCCCCCCGCCAGTTGCAGGTCTGCCCTCAGCCCCACCTCCCCAGTTCTCGGGTCCTGAGATGGCCATGGGGGTTCGGCCAGCCACCACCACAGTAGATAGCATCCAGGCCCCCATCTCCAGCCACACCGCACCACGGCCaaaccccagccctgctcctccccagccctgcttccCAGTGCCCCCCCAACAGCCGCAGCTACTGCCTGCACCCTACAGCTACCCTGTGGGGGCCAAGCCCCCCCTCACAGCTCCCCCTGCCCAGCACCACTTTCCTCCTGGGATTCCCCCGGGTTTTCCAGCCCCCAGGGTTGGGCCCCATCCCCATCCCGCAGGAGTGGTGTTTGGGCCCCAGCCCCCTCAGCagccccttccactccagcatcCAAACCTCTTCCCACCCCAGGCTCCGGGGCGggtccccccccagcccccccagcccccctacCCCTTCACCCCTCAGCCTGGTGTCCTCGGACAGCCAACACCACCCATGCACACCCCTCTCTACCCGGGCCCCTCTCAggaccctctgcccccccactcaggggctctgcccttccccagccctgggccgcctcagtctccccatccgACCCTGGCATAtggtcctgccccttcccccaggccccTGTGCCCCCCGGCAGCCCCTCTCTCCATTCGAGGCCCCTCACCTGCCGGCCAGcctacccccaacccccacctggTGCCTTCACCTGCTCCATCACCAGGGCCCGGCCCAGTGCCACCTCGGCCCCCTGCCGCAGAGCCACCTCCATGCGTGCGTCGGGGCACTGCGGCCGCAGACCTGCTGTCCTCCAGCCCGGAGAGTCAGCACGGAGGCACGCAGCCCCCCGGGGGTGGGCAGCCCCTGCTGCAGCCTACAAAGGTGGACGCGGCTGAGGGCCGTCGGCCACAAGCCCTGCGGCTGATCGAGCGGGACCCCTATGAGCACCCCGAGAGGCTGCAGCAGTTGCAGCGGGAGCTGGAGGCCTTTCGAGGCCAGCTGGGGGACGCGGGGGCCCTGGACACCGTGTGGCGAGAGCTGCAGGACGCCCAGGAACACGACGCCCGCGGCCGGTCCATCGCCATCGCCCGCTGCTACTCCCTGAAGAACCGGCACCAGGACGTCATGCCCTACGACAGTAACCGCGTGGTGCTGCGCTCAGGCAAGGACGACTACATCAATGCCAGCCGCGTGGAGGGGCTCTCGCCCTACTGCCCACCCCTGgtggccacccaggcaccgctgcCCGGCACGGCCGCGGACTTCTGGCTCATGGTGCATGAGCAGAAGGTGTCAGTCATTGTCATGCTGGTGTCTGAGGCCGAGATGGAGAaggtgagagggggagggggagggggctgcccagAAGGGACCCTGGAAGAGCAGCCCTAACTGCCTCGCCTGTTGGGTCCCTCAGCAAAAGGTGGCGCGCTATTTCCCCACCGAGAGGGGCCAGCCCATGGTGCACGGCGCCCTGAGCCTGGTGCTGAGCAGTGTCCGGGCCACCGAGACCCACGTGGAACGGGTACTGAGCCTGCAGTTCCGCGACCAGAGCCTCAAGCGCTCACTCGTGCACCTCCACTTCCCCACTTGGCCTGAGTTGTGCGTCTGCTgtcccggggggcggggggagggtagGGGCATCCGCTGAGGCCGGGCTCACGGCTCCCACCCGCACCCCGCAGAGGCCTGCCAGACAGCCCCGGCAACCTGCTGCGCTTCATCCAGGAGGTGCATGCGCACTACCTGCACCAGCGGCCCCTGCACACGCCCGTCATTGTGCACTGCAGGTACGGACCGGGCGGGGAGCGGCCGCACGCACCACGGGTCCTTGGGCCTGGGCCCTGCTTACACCCCCTTCCTGCCGCAGCTCTGGGGTGGGCCGCACAGGAGCCTTCGCGCTGCTCTACGCCGCCGTGCAGGAGGTGGAGGCTGGCAATGGGATCCCTGAGCTGCCTCGGCTGGTGCGACGCATGCGGCAGCAGAGGAAGCACATGCTGCAGGAGAAAGTGAGggtcgggcggggggggggtggggggtggagtgggggtgctGGGAGGGGCCCTCTGTGCTGGGGCCAGGGAGGCCCTGCCCTGCTGACCAAGCTGAGGGCCTTCTCCAGCTGCACCTCAGGTTCTGCCATGAGGCAGTGGTGAGACACGTGGAGCAGGTCCTGCAGCGCCATGGCGTGCCCGCTCCGGGCAGACCATCGGCTGGCACGAGCATCAGCCAAAAGGTGAGGAAGGAGCCCCTGGGGTTGGCAGGGCCAGCCCCAGCCTCGTGGACCGGTCTCCACCCACTCCTCTCTTCCAGAATCACCTTCCTCAGGACTCCCAGGACCTGGTTCTCGGCGGGGATGTGCCGATCAGCTCCATCCAGGCCACCATCGCCAAGCTCAGCATCCGGCCTCCCGGGGGCCTGGATTCCCCAGCCGCCAGCCTCCCAGGCCCCGTAGAGCTCCCGGGCCTGCCACCAACCAGGCTCCCAGAGTCCACTCAGCTCCcatcctcctccccaccccccctctctccaccccagccCGAGGCCCCTGAGCCTGAGGAGGAACAGCCAGTACCTGAGGCCCCCAGCCTggggcccccctcctcctccctggagcTGTTGGCCTCCCTAACTCCCGAGGCCTTCTCTCTGGACAACTCTTTGCGAGGAAAGCAGCGGATGAGCAAGCAGAACTTTCTGCAGGCCCATAACGGGCAGGGTCTGCGGGCTGCCCGGCCCACTGATGACCCCCTCAGTCTCCTGGATCCACTCTGGACACTCAACAAGACCTGAATAGGCTTTGCCTGCCCGGTCCTTACACTACATCATCTCCCGTGCCAGTCTGCCCACCCTAGTAGGGCCTCTCTGGCCGGCCTGGTCTCTTACTCCCATTCCTGCTGCCTTCAGCCCTACCTGGCCCAACCCGCACCCCTGTGGGGTGGAGATGCCTTGCGGGCCTTGGGTCAGGTTCTGCTCCTTTGTGGGACCTGACATTTTTCAGCTCTTTGCTATTAAAGTAATAAACCAACCTGTTCTGTGGCCAGTGTCTGCCCGTTGCTGCTTTAGGGAGGGAGCCTGAGCCTCAAGCACTGCCTGAAACGTGGTGCCTTCAGTAAGCTTGGGGGTGGCTGGGCGGTAGGAGGACCGTGGGGCCACACTTGGCTCCCACGCCTCTGAAGGGTTAAGGAGGCAGGCCCGCAGCCCGGGCTTGCTGGGCTTCCCTGCCTCGTAACCGCCCCCGGGGCACTGAGCACAGCCCCTGCCAGGAGCGACTCACGCTCACAGAATCATGCTCACAGAAGCACGTGAGCAAGTGGGGGGCTCCCAGGCACAGGGAGGGCATGCAGCAGGGGTGCAGCAGCTCTAGGGAAAGATGCAAGTGGCTCAAAAGGCCCGTggcagatgggattaaaaaaaaaaaaaagtttaatattaCAGCCACGAGGCAGGACAGGACAGTTCAGGGACAGCTTCCGGAAGACTCAGCTCTGCACCGCAGCTCCTGCCTCCTGCTCAGTCCAGCTTCTCCAGCACGGAGGGCACGTACACCAGGCTGAGCTCGCTGCCAAAGTTGCAGACGATGGCAGCATTGTCCAGCACCAGGATCTGGCGAGTAGGCTGGGCCTCACTGTTCTTCCCCAAGTAGACGGTCTGTAATAGGTCCCCATAGTTTAGGTCCCAAAAGGAGACACAGCCCTGGCCGCCAGTCACCAGCAGGTTGTCGGAGATGACCCCCAAGCTTGCACCACAGCCCAGGTCCTGGAAGCAAAGACAGGATCAGCTCGGTGTCCCGAATCCCTCCCTAAAACACCAAGAATCCTGTGGCCCCCGACCTGCCCACCTGCTGAATGGAGTAGAGCTTGATGCCGGTGCTCCGGTCCCAGATGCTGATGAGGTCATCCAGGCCACTACTGATGACGCAGGAGGTGGTACAGGTGAGGGAGGTGACATCCCCACGGTGAGCGAACATGTGGCTGACCCTGCTGCCAGTCAGCACATCCCACAGGCAGATGGCCCCATCTTGTCCTCCACTGGCCAGCACCATTGTCTAGGAGAACAGGCCCAGGAGGGCTGGGTCACTGGGGCAATACCTCTGTCCATGAGGGTatcccagtgccctggggagTGGGGGTCCTCCCACTCTGCTTCCCAAAAGGTTCTGGGGGCCAGCTGTCCGGAGTCCGAAACAAAGGCCATGGCTTGGTACCCCGGCCCCCCACCCGCGGCCCCCAGCGGCCCCCTCACCTGGTCAATGTACACAGCTGTGATGGCCCCCGAGTGGCCCTGCAGGGTGAAGAGGCAACACGAGTCCTCCAGACGGAAcacctggggcaggggtgggcatcAGTTCTGGTCTGGGGTGGTTTCCCAGTTCCATTTTGGCCAGGAAATCCCTTCTGTGCATCCTCTCCCTGGCTGACCCCAAACGCTCAGCATCCTGGGCTaggccaccccagcccccacaagACAGAGCCAACCCTCACTCTCAGCGTGTGGTCCTGGCTCCCGGTCACGAGTCGCCCAGCCGCGGCCTTCAGGGCCGTGATGGGTTTCTGGTGTGCACAGGGCACGGTGTGGGTCAGGCGACAGGCTACCGTGTCACTGCTGCTGTACACAGGGGACGCGGGGGAACTGCTCCGCCCTGGAGTCCCTGGAGACAGACCAAGTATGTGGGCAgtcgccacccccccacccctacccccccgCCAGGTGCAGGCACCTGGCCAGTGCAGGCCCTCTGACCTCGGAACTGCAAGGGGCTGAGGGCAGTGCGGGTCTCCAAGGAGAAGAAATCCAGGGAACCGTTGAGCCGGGCAGCCACAAtcctggaagagaagagaggcTGCTGGTGGCCCTCCCTCAGAacactggggctgggggccgAGCACTGTGGCCACCTGACGGGTCAGCTCCACTGCGCAGATGGAAACAGACGAAGGGACCACAGCCAAGGGGCAAGCACGGGTGCTGGGAAACATGCTGAAGCCGGGAGACCCAGGCTGCAACTCTactctgcctctgtttctttatctgtgaaatgggaacaacTACCCACCTCACAGGGTGGTCACAAGGGTAAAAAAGTGGCACCTGGAGAAAAGGTAAGACTGTGAGTTGAGGCCCTCAGAGCCTGGAGCTAAAGGAGGGGCTTCTGAGGAGAGAGGCCCCAAGGGGGCTGTGTGTTGGAGTGGCAGGAGGCACCATGGTCTCTGGCCTCAGCCTCGGAAAGCAGCTTCGATCCAAGCACCACCCACTGCCCTTCCTTCTTCCACAAAGAAAGAATTTCTTCACTGCCCAGGAATTCCTAGGCAGAGACGGGGGTATTTGCCAAGGGGTCCCAAAGCCTTGAAGTGAGTGGAGTTCAAAATCTTCCTACAGCACAAAGCATGCCTCCCAGCCCGGAACCAGAAGGGCCCAGGCCAGAGCCTGGGAAGGCGCCGTGTACTGGGAGCGAGGAGAGCGAGGAGAGCCCGCCGGGTCACCAGGAGCTCTGAGGGCTGGGCGGACACCCGGGGGCTTTCTCTGAACCTGAGAAACCAAGCAGCAGGGAGgaacctggaggaggaggaaccGGCAATGGCGGCCAGGCTGgtcggctgggggtggggtgggggggaagtggGGGTGTGTGAGCCAAGGCCAATGTAAGCGGCCTCGCAGGGGCAGAGAGGACAGCTGTAGCCACCAGAACCTGCGCGCTGAGGGCCAAGAGCACCCTGCCCTGGGAAGAAAAAGGCTCCGGCTCTAGCTTAGAGGTTGGTGCCACAAACGGTGCGGACCCCGGAGGGCAGAGCCAGCATGGGACAGCTGGGGCAGGCGGGTGAAGTGCTGAGCAGGAGGCCCTGGTCGCAGTGAGACCTGGATCTATCAGCCAAGAGCTCGGTTGGCTGGGCCCCTGGGGAGCACCCATAGCCAAGGAGCACGCCGAGGACGGAGGTGAGAGCAGCGTACAGCCTCAAACACGAAGGTAAATTTTAAACAGAAGGTTCTGCTGAGAAAGCATTTTTTGGTCACTGAAAATGCAGCCAAGACCTGGTAAGGTCTATACTGATGGGCTCATCCGGGAAACCCTGACTCTGAAGGGTAAGAGGGAAACCGAGTCACAGGGATGACGGGCCTATTCTAAGTGCTTCAGTTGTCACCCCCCACCGTGGTGGCTGTTCACAGGTGTGGGGCTGAGTACTGAGAAGGGGCATCAATCATGCGGTGGGGAAGGGCCCAGGAAGGGGACTTCTGGAGAGAGGCCGAGCAACACAGCGCCTCTCACCTTTTGTCCAGGAACACAAGGGCCGTGATGCCCGAGGTCACCTCCTCGCTGCTGCAGCGCAGTGTACCCTCGATGGCGTCCCACACCTGCAGGACCAGAGACCGTGAGCACCTGCGGGCCCGCCAGGCCCCCCAAACCCGCGCATGCCTGGCCTTCTGCctacccgcccccgcccccccccttccCGCCggggcccctgcccacctccaggcGGCCGCTGCTCCGCCCCACCACGATAAGGCTGCCCTGCAGCTCCAGGCTCCAGATGGAGCCGTCTGCGCTGGGGACCCAGGCCAGGCAAGGGGAGCCCTTCTCGGGAGGGCAGCCCCCCTCGTCCTCGGGGGTCAGGGGGGGCGGCCCGGGCCCCGGGGAGGACGGGCGCAGGGCTGGCGGGCGGCCAGGCACCAGGCCGTCGTCCTGGTACACGCGCTGCACCAGGCGGCTGAAGTCGTAGCCCGGGCCGTCGCGAGCACGGCTGCAGCCCGCCCGGTGCCGGGGCTCGGGCTGCGTGGGTTCCGAGAGCCTCGGCTGGGACGAGAAGTTGGTGTCGATCAGGCAGGTGAGGTCTGGCTGGTCCCCGAAGAGGGCAGGCGGCGGAGGGCCCCGGGGCCGGTGCCGCAAAGGAGGGCTGTCCCCGGGCTCCTCCGGGCCCCCCTTCCCGCTGTCGGACAGCCGTTCCCAGCTCTCCTGAGCCTCAAACACGCTGCCAACGCCACTGTCGCGGCGCTGCCTGCCAGGGGCCAGGAGAATGGAGTGAGGACACAGGACGAACagacagtggggtgggggtagggcggggagggggcaggcaccTACCCCGGGCGCGGGATGCGCGTCAGGCAGTCCCCGGTCTGCGCGTCCCACACACAGACGTGGCCCGCCAGGCAGCAGCTCACCAGCAGCATGCCGTCGCTGGCCAGGCACTCGATGTCctgcgcgggggggggggggggggcgtgcggTCAGCACGggctccggccccgcccccgccccgcccccgccccgccccctgcacGCACCATGAGGTGTCCGCGCAGCACCAGCGGCGCGATCTCGGTCTCGGGTGGCGCGTAGCCGTAGTCGTCACAGGGCAGCTCCCCACGCCGCCGCCGGCCGGGCCCGCCGCCGGGCTGCCCGTAGTTGCGCGGGCAGAGCACGCGGTACAGGCACAGCAGCAGCAGCACGAGTACCATGCCGGCCGCCAGGCCGAGCGCCGCCACCCTGCGCCGGCCGGAGAGTGGTTAGGCacgcccgcccccccacccccctccgcccccccacccccctccgcccGCCCTCCCCCTCGCCGGCCTCACTTGTACAGTGTGACGTCCCCGTGGGCCGGCGCAACACCCAGCGCCCTGGGGCCCGCCTCCCAGAGCCCACCGGGCCCGGGCCGTCGCGGGGGCCAAGCGTTGCGGCCGTCCTGAGGGTGCCGCCCCTCCAGGGCCTCCCTGGGGTTCAGGCGCAGCGTGACCGGGATGACGGGCAGCAGGCTAATGTACCTGGGagccggcggggcgggggggggggcgtgtcaGCGGGGTGCCTGCAGAAaggcccctccccacttcccacgGGGACTGGCTCAACCTGCTCCACTCCAAGCCCACCCTCTGGGGACAGGCTTCCCagcactgggggcgggggggggggcacggggtGCAGAGCCAAGTCCCTCCCGGCCCGGCTGGGACACCCAGCCTTGCTCTGTGATGTGCACCCAGCGTCCGTGGAGCCACCACTGCATGCGGGCTGCCTCCGCCACCCatcctggcacagagtgggtgccGGCCGGTGGGCTGATCTCCTTCGGGCTGAGGGGCTGGCAGCGACCTGTGACTTcccagggctgggcccagggcGACTGTCTTGGGCTGTGGCTGCCTGGAGCACTGGTTCCTACCTCACAACCCTATGGGTGTTTGAAAGGAAATGCAGAATTCAAAGCAATGGGTCTCCTGCCTGAGGGGGAAGGGATGCTCTGGGGACGAAGAGCTGACACCAAGCGGGAAGGTGGCAGCTGGCCCAGCCCACTCACCTCTTGGCCAGTGTGATGTTGTAGTAGCTGAAGAGCGTAGGCCAGTGGCGGAAGGAGAGCTTCCTCCAGAGTTCCTCATCTTCGGGCCCCCACGTTACCTCTGGGACAGGGCTGTCATGGGCGCCCTCTGCTGGGCTCCCAGGCTCAGGCGGCTCCCCAGGCAACGTCTGGTTCTCCGGTAACTTAGGGGCATCAGGTGGGAAGATGGAGAAGGCAGGGTCCGGGTGGCTGGCGGGCAGCACGCCACTAGGCACAGGCATGGGAGTCAGGGCACCCTCGCCCAGCGGGCTCTGTTCTGTCACCTGGGCAGCAAGGTAGGTGCGCAGCCCCGCTGGGTCTGTGTACACCAGGATGCCGATCCAGACGACGGTGCCGGCCTGCAGAGGGGCAGTGGGCGCTCagtggggcctctgggtggcacTGACCCCCAGCAGCCTTGGCCCTCATGCCGGAAGGAAGCAGCACGGGGACctcaggcctgggggtggggagaagacaCAGGCCCCAATCTGTCCTCCCTTCTGCCTTGCCAAGTCCTCCCATTACCACCTGGGCCAACTGCCATTGGAGGGACCTAGTTCTCTTTTCATGGTCATGGTTTGGGGTTCCCGGCCTAGAAATACAAAGCACGCCTTTAGCACTTCCCCAATCCCCATCTATCAGCTGGGGCCAGAAAGCAGGCACCATTCCCATGGACGGCATGGCGAGAGGGACCAGCTAACTGACCTGCTCCAGAGTCAGACCTGCCCACGGGTCCCCCCCAGTCCTCAGGGGGCCTCagtctcgctccctctccctacAGCTCCATGGGGGTGCCACTGCTGGCCAGtagccagccctgctcctccctttccGCCCAGCCCAGCAAGTGAGTGATCCGGCCAGCATTTTCTGACTCCTGCACACTGTGTGGCAGGGGAACCCTGGCTTGGGGAACCATGGTAGTTCCATCCTGGAGCACCCCATCAACCAGGCTCCTGTCCTGGGTCTCTCTAGGGAGATGATGACTCTTCTACCCAATGCTCCCGGGGCTGCTTCTCCCAGGGACAGGCTTATCACGTCAGAAGCCACCAGGATCTGGGCAGGAGGGTATGGTAGGCAGCTTCCCAAAGCCAGGCTTCCTGGGGCCATGAGGGCCTGAGGAGCATCTCCCACCTCCAAGGCAAAGTGCAAAAGTCCAGAGAGAACGGAGTGCTGGCCctcagagggcagggcaggggtgggaggtacCATGATAAGGCGCTGTGCCAGGCGGGTGCGGGCCAGGAAGTAGATGACGCGCAGCCTCTTGGGGAGCCGCAGGTTTCGGAAGGAGGACGGTTGCAGTGTGATGGTGTGGGGTGTGGAGGGCCGCACAGCCAGCTGCCGCTCGAAGCGCGCTGGCCGCCCCACTGGTTTTGCTGGGGGCAGGCAGGCCTCTGAGGGCAGCCGCTTGTTCAGGTCTGCtagctgtggggggggggggggcgcagtgGTCAGGGCTCGAGGCTGCTGTCCAGAGGCTGCCCACGACCGAGATCTGCACCGCTCTCACCCCGGGACACCGTGAGCCTGGccagggagggaggtaggggcagGGTATAGCGCACTCCTACCTCCATCCGGCGAATGTCAATGGAAAGGACAGTGGTGAAAAACAGCATCTGAAGGAAGAAGTCCGACACCAGGCCCACAACAGCAAAAAGACAGAACTCCTGGAATCAGAGCAGATGAGGGGACACGGTATCATGGCCCAGCACCTGAGAAGCAGCTCCCTGCCTGCAGGCACCTCAAAATCTGCAGGGCAGTGGCGGgcagagcccaggagagagaaagagttctgAGTCTGGGAGCGaccaaggtgggggggggggggcgcagctgcccccaccctccccaccagggggcagcagagaCTCCCCCACTCACCTTGATCCAGAGAAGGTGGAAGGGTGGGTGCTCTCCCTAAGCCTTCCAATCCGCCTAGAGAGGAGGGCCTGATCCCACCTGAAAAGCTCTGAGCCCCACAATCCCGGTCCCCTCAAAGCTCTCCCCCACTGATCCTTGGGCCCTGCTTAAGTCCTGTGACCAATGCCTGCTTAGAGCCCAGGACTGACGCAATGTCAGGACTCTCAGCAGGCTTCCTGGCCGGTGACTGCACAGAaccaaaggaaggagagagggcaggagggaatTAATTTCTGCCCTGAAATTGAATATGGGTAGTGTCTCTGCTCCCCAAACTCTACCAACAGATGGAATCTGCTCAGATTTCAgttttcctcccctgcccttcaCCACAGCTTCCACTCACATCTGGGGTACGATGAAGGACCCAGCTCATGGTGGCACAGTGGTCATGGCAGCTCTACTGTCCCAAGATGGCACTGTGTCCTGCAGATGCCCTCTGGGTCACCCTATGTTCTCAGCTCACCCCCACAACTCAGTAGGCCTGCCAGCTctaggggaaggcaggggaggacAAGATGCATGGCTCCCTTCCTGCAACCCCTCAAGCAGTGGTCAGCAAGTCTGCGCTCTGACTCAGTGTAggtcccctctgcctgcttgtagCCCCACAGCTGCGTGGGGGCACTTGGCCAAGACCAGGAGCCACTCGAGGCAGTGGACCTCCACTGGGGGAGGGGTACGTCTGGAGGCTGCAGATGTGGGTCAGGGCTAAGCCTAAGGAGGAAGGGACCAGTGCAGGGGCCCCACAGGGCTTGTGCCTGAGAAATGAGAAACAGGTCTGGCTGGAACTGGGTGAGAACTTCTGAACCAGGCCTGCCAGGAGCACTCTGTGCATGGAACACCATCTTGGCAGCAGAGGTCCCAACGCAAGGGTGTCTGCATTCAAAGGGGTACACCCCACACACAGCGGGGGAGCTGAGCAGCTGGCTCCACACTCACCCAAGGGGCAGGCCTTGGGGCCTTACCTGGATGGCGGGCACCAGGGTGAAGTAACCAATGAGGATGATGCCCAGCTCCGTGGCCATGTTCTTCATGATGGACCAGCTCTCACTGCTTAGGCCTGCAGAGGACAAGAGGGCCATGGGGCCAGCACATGGGAAGGGTGCCCAGCCTTCTGAGGCAGCCATTCCACCACGGTGGCCCAGTGCTCAGGACTCTGCCAGTGCCCAGGCTCCAGGTGGTGCCACCACTGCAGAGCTGTCAcggggaaggggctggagaaTACAACCACCgtcagaggaagggagaagcagggtgctGAGATGAGCAAATCCAAGAGGAAAGCCGAGGGCCACCCACTCTGGCACGTTCGGTCTCCACGTACCGTTCGGCCTGGTCCACACGGGCCTGCCCACACATGGCAGAAGGCCCGAGCGATGCAAGTGCTAGCTGTGTTCCTCCTCCAGCCGGCCCCCAGAGCAAGCCCCTGCCGGGTAAGGGGCCATGGCCCCTCGTGTTCTCGGAG is a window of Zalophus californianus isolate mZalCal1 chromosome 1, mZalCal1.pri.v2, whole genome shotgun sequence DNA encoding:
- the LOC113916634 gene encoding sterol regulatory element-binding protein cleavage-activating protein isoform X4, with product MTKQYVGAPVAYIQQIFVKSSVSPWHKNLLAVDVFRSPLSRAFQLVEEVRNHVLRDSSGTRGLEEVCLQVTDLLPGLRKLRNLLPEHGCLLLSPGNFWQNDRERFHADPDIIGTIHQHEPKTLQTSATLKDLLFGVPGKYSGVSLYARRRMVSYTITLVFQRYHAKFLGSLRARLMLLHPSPNCSLRAESLVHVHFKEEIGIAELIPLVTTYIILFAYIYFSTRKIDMVKSKWGLALAAVVTVLSSLLMSVGLCTLFGLTPTLNGGEIFPYLVVVIGLENVLVLTKSVVSTPVDLEVKLRIAQGLSSESWSIMKNMATELGIILIGYFTLVPAIQEFCLFAVVGLVSDFFLQMLFFTTVLSIDIRRMELADLNKRLPSEACLPPAKPVGRPARFERQLAVRPSTPHTITLQPSSFRNLRLPKRLRVIYFLARTRLAQRLIMAGTVVWIGILVYTDPAGLRTYLAAQVTEQSPLGEGALTPMPVPSGVLPASHPDPAFSIFPPDAPKLPENQTLPGEPPEPGSPAEGAHDSPVPEVTWGPEDEELWRKLSFRHWPTLFSYYNITLAKRVVRYISLLPVIPVTLRLNPREALEGRHPQDGRNAWPPRRPGPGGLWEAGPRALGVAPAHGDVTLYKVAALGLAAGMVLVLLLLCLYRVLCPRNYGQPGGGPGRRRRGELPCDDYGYAPPETEIAPLVLRGHLMDIECLASDGMLLVSCCLAGHVCVWDAQTGDCLTRIPRPGQRRDSGVGSVFEAQESWERLSDSGKGGPEEPGDSPPLRHRPRGPPPPALFGDQPDLTCLIDTNFSSQPRLSEPTQPEPRHRAGCSRARDGPGYDFSRLVQRVYQDDGLVPGRPPALRPSSPGPGPPPLTPEDEGGCPPEKGSPCLAWVPSADGSIWSLELQGSLIVVGRSSGRLEVWDAIEGTLRCSSEEVTSGITALVFLDKRIVAARLNGSLDFFSLETRTALSPLQFRGTPGRSSSPASPVYSSSDTVACRLTHTVPCAHQKPITALKAAAGRLVTGSQDHTLRVFRLEDSCCLFTLQGHSGAITAVYIDQTMVLASGGQDGAICLWDVLTGSRVSHMFAHRGDVTSLTCTTSCVISSGLDDLISIWDRSTGIKLYSIQQDLGCGASLGVISDNLLVTGGQGCVSFWDLNYGDLLQTVYLGKNSEAQPTRQILVLDNAAIVCNFGSELSLVYVPSVLEKLD
- the LOC113916634 gene encoding sterol regulatory element-binding protein cleavage-activating protein isoform X3, whose amino-acid sequence is MTLTERLREKISQAFYNHGLLCASYPIPIILFTALCILACCCPLLKLPLPGTGPVEFTTPVKDYSPPPVAPDRKPGEPSERPEWYVGAPVAYIQQIFVKSSVSPWHKNLLAVDVFRSPLSRAFQLVEEVRNHVLRDSSGTRGLEEVCLQVTDLLPGLRKLRNLLPEHGCLLLSPGNFWQNDRERFHADPDIIGTIHQHEPKTLQTSATLKDLLFGVPGKYSGVSLYARRRMVSYTITLVFQRYHAKFLGSLRARLMLLHPSPNCSLRAESLVHVHFKEEIGIAELIPLVTTYIILFAYIYFSTRKIDMVKSKWGLALAAVVTVLSSLLMSVGLCTLFGLTPTLNGGEIFPYLVVVIGLENVLVLTKSVVSTPVDLEVKLRIAQGLSSESWSIMKNMATELGIILIGYFTLVPAIQEFCLFAVVGLVSDFFLQMLFFTTVLSIDIRRMELADLNKRLPSEACLPPAKPVGRPARFERQLAVRPSTPHTITLQPSSFRNLRLPKRLRVIYFLARTRLAQRLIMAGTVVWIGILVYTDPAGLRTYLAAQLPENQTLPGEPPEPGSPAEGAHDSPVPEVTWGPEDEELWRKLSFRHWPTLFSYYNITLAKRVVRYISLLPVIPVTLRLNPREALEGRHPQDGRNAWPPRRPGPGGLWEAGPRALGVAPAHGDVTLYKVAALGLAAGMVLVLLLLCLYRVLCPRNYGQPGGGPGRRRRGELPCDDYGYAPPETEIAPLVLRGHLMDIECLASDGMLLVSCCLAGHVCVWDAQTGDCLTRIPRPGQRRDSGVGSVFEAQESWERLSDSGKGGPEEPGDSPPLRHRPRGPPPPALFGDQPDLTCLIDTNFSSQPRLSEPTQPEPRHRAGCSRARDGPGYDFSRLVQRVYQDDGLVPGRPPALRPSSPGPGPPPLTPEDEGGCPPEKGSPCLAWVPSADGSIWSLELQGSLIVVGRSSGRLEVWDAIEGTLRCSSEEVTSGITALVFLDKRIVAARLNGSLDFFSLETRTALSPLQFRGTPGRSSSPASPVYSSSDTVACRLTHTVPCAHQKPITALKAAAGRLVTGSQDHTLRVFRLEDSCCLFTLQGHSGAITAVYIDQTMVLASGGQDGAICLWDVLTGSRVSHMFAHRGDVTSLTCTTSCVISSGLDDLISIWDRSTGIKLYSIQQDLGCGASLGVISDNLLVTGGQGCVSFWDLNYGDLLQTVYLGKNSEAQPTRQILVLDNAAIVCNFGSELSLVYVPSVLEKLD